The following nucleotide sequence is from Austwickia chelonae.
CCAGCACCACGTCCCGCAGGGTGGCATTGTCCGGGGCACGGACCAGCACCAGGACGTCGAATTCCGCTCCGACCAGGGCGATGTGTTCCACGTGTGGCACGTGGACGAGGGCTTCTCGGACTTCCCGCCAGGTGTCCTGTTCGATGGACAGGGAGACATAGGCGGAGGTCGACAGTCCGGCTTTCTCCGGGGCGACCTGGGCGGTGAAGCCGGTGATGATGCCGGAGTCGGTGAGTTTCTCCAGCCGGGCGTACGCATTGGCGCGGCTGATGTGCAGTCGTTCGGCGAGGGCCCGCATCGACAGGCGCCCGTCGTCGACGAGTGCCGCGATGATGGCCCGGTCAGTCGGATCCAGAACCGGCTCTGTGGGCGACGAACGGTCGCGCATCGACTCTCCTTCGCTCCGAACGTCTCGTATTCACGGGAACTGTTGAGCCGAGCGTACGTCGCCGGACACGATCGGGAGACATCGACCGTGCATCTTCCGGTGAGACCAGCGACACAGTGAGGCACACTCAATGACGAGCAGCCCCGAGCCCACCACGGGATCAGGCAGCACCCGTGCTGCACAACGTAAGACGTCCTCCGTACGTCAAGGGGGATCGGGCCGTCCGAGACGGTCGGCCGAAGCGGATGCCCGCGCGGCGAAAGCCGCCGCCCAGGTCGTCGACCATGCCGAGAGTCATCCGCCCTTCCAGGCCGGTCTGATCCCGGCACCCGAGCCGGTGCGTTTCCTCGACGAACACGGTCAACGGGTCACCCCGATCACCGAGGACTACACCGCCCCGGACGACGACCTGGCGGCGGAGTGCTACCGGCGGATGGTCGTCGGGCGTCGGTTCGACGTACAGGCCACCGCGTTGACGAAGCAGGGACGGCTGGCCGTCTACCCCAGTTCACGGGGTCAGGAGGCATGCCAGGTCGGATCGGTGCTGTCGATCCGTGAGGACGACTGGTTCTTCCCCACCTACCGGGACTCGGTGGCCCTGGTGTCCCGAGGGTTGGACCCGGTGGAAGTGTTGACCTTGCTGCGCGGCGACGCCCACTGCGGATACGACCCTGCGGCCACGTACACGGCCCCGCAGTGCACGCCGTTGTCGACGCAGCTGCTGCACGCGGCAGGAGTGGCCTACGGGGAGCGTCGGCAGGGCCGGGACCGGGTGGCCCTGGCGTTCATCGGTGACGGGGCCACGTCCGAGGGCGACTTCCACGAGGCGTTGAACTTCGCGGCGGTCTTCAAGGCGCCGGTGGTCTTCGTGGTGCAGAACAACGGATGGGCGATCTCGGTGCCCCTGTCGAAGCAGACGGCGGCGCCGAGCCTGGCCTACAAGGGCATCGGTTACGGCGTGGTCTGTGAACAGGTCGACGGCAATGACGCATTGGCCGTGCTGGCCGTCGTGGGCAAGGCCGTGGACTGGGCGCGGGCGGGCAAAGGCCCGGTGCTGGCGGAATTGCACACCTACCGGATGGAGGCGCACACCAATGCCGACGATGCGAGCCGGTATCGCACCGCAGAAGAGGTCGAGGAGTGGAGCCACCGTGACCCGGTGGTCCGTTTGGAGACCTATCTGCGTTCGGTGGGTCGTCTCGACGACGAATCCGTCGCCGCGGTGGCCGCGGAAGGGGAGTCGGCGGCGGCCGAGTTGCGCGACCGGATGAACGTCGACCCGTCACCCTCGCCGGAGAGTCTGTTCGAACATGTCTACGCGACGATGTCGCCGCAACTGGTCGAGCAGCGGGAGATGGTCCTCGCCGAACTCGCCGCCGAACAGGCCGGCCCCCAGGACGACGCCAGGAAGGGGCACTGACATGGCACAGGTGACTTTCGCCGCCGCCCTCAACCAGGCGTTGCGTGATGCTTTGGCCGCCGACGAGCGGGTCTCCGTCTTCGGTGAGGACGTGGGCGTCGCCGGGGGCGTCTTCCGGATCACCGACGGCATCGCCCGCGACCTGGGCGACGACCGTTGTTTCGACACTCCGCTGGCCGAATCGGGGATCGTGGGTTTCGCGATCGGGATGTGCATGTCGGGGCTGCGACCGGTCGTGGAGATGCAGTTCGACGCCTTCGCCTATCCGGCGTTCGAGCAGATCACCTCGCATGTCGCGAAGATGCGGAATCGGACCTGTGGCCGGTTGAGCCTGCCGATGGTGATCCGGGTGCCCTACGCCGGTGGCATCGGCGGGGTCGAGCACCACTGCGATTCGTCGGAGGCCTACTACGTCCACACCCCGGGGCTGCGGGTGTACGCCCCGGCCACCGTGGAGGACGCCTATGTCCTGTTGCGGGCGGCGATCGACGACCCGGACCCGGTGGTCTTCCTGGAACCGAAGCGGCTGTACTGGTCGAAGGCCGACGTGGACCTGCGTGATCTGGCGCACCGGCACGACCGGGTGCCGCCGGGGCGGGCCGTGGTGCGCCGGAAGGGTACCGATGTGACCTTGGTGACCTACGGCCCCGGCGTCCCGGTGGCGGTGGAGGCGGCCGAAGCGGCCGTCGAGGAAGGCTGGTCGGTGGAGGTCGTGGATCTGCGGACACTGGACCCGTACGACGATGCCACCGTCGTGGAGTCGGTGCGCCGCACCGGGCGTTGTGTCGTGGTGACCGAGGCGCAGGGCTTCGCCGGGGTCGGCGCGGAGATCGCCGCCCGCGTCCAGGAGCGGGCCTTCCACTCCCTGGCCGCCCCGGTACTGCGCGTCACCGGCCTCGACATCCCCTACCCCCCACCGAAATTGGAGCATCTGCATCTTCCTGGTGTGGACCGGGTGCTTGATGCCGTCGCCCGCTTGCAGTGGTCGGACCAGCCCGACCTGCGACATGCCGACGCCACCACCGGGGGTGCCCGATGACGACGAAGACCTTCCTGCTGCCGGACCTGGGCGAAGGGCTGACCGAGGCGGAGATCGTCTCCTGGGCGGTGTCCGTCGGCGACGAGGTCGCCGTGGACCAGGTCATCGCCACCGTGGAGACCGCGAAAGCACAGGTGGAACTGCCGTGTCCGTTCGCGGGGATCGTCGCATCCCTCCACGGCGAGGCCGGAGCGGTGCTCAACGTCGGGGCACCCTTCGTCACGGTGGAGGTGGAAGCCCCCGCCCGTACGACCGAACGGTTGACGGAGGAACGCGCCGGATCGGGCAATGTCCTCATCGGGTACGGCACCTCGGAAGCCGCTCGGACCCGTCGACGCCGGGTTGTCACGGTAGGCGGTCAGAACGGGTCCGCAGCGACGCCAGGGCAGACCTCGCACGCAGCTTCACAACGTGAGTTCGCTTTCGGGGCGATGCCGCAGGACGCGCCACTGCCCGGCTCTCGCCCAGGTGAAGCCGTACGGGTGATCTCCCCGCTGGTGCGCAGACTGGCCGCCGACCACGGCGTCGACCTACGCCGGGTCCCGCCGGGCGCCCCCGGCGGAATCATCACGAAACGCGATGTGGAAGCAGCGATCGCGGCCGGGCTGGCCGGCACCTTGCGGCCGGAGTTCACCTGCACCCCGTCGATGGACGGTCCACCGGCCGGGCAGCCGGCGGAGGCGACGGCGCTGTCGTCCGCAGTGTCGTCTGCCGTGCCCGGCCGTCCGGGCTCTCGGCTGGTCGACGAACGGGTGCCGATCACCGGTGTCCGCAAGGTCATCGCCGACAAGCTCGGCCAGAGCCGCCGGGAGATACCCGACGCGACGACCTGGGTCGACGTGGACGCCACCGGGCTACGGACGATGCGGGACGACCTGGCCCGCTGTCTCCCGGAGGCACGGATCGGCTATCTGGCGTTGCTGGCACGGATCGTCGTGGCCGGGCTGACCCGGTTCCCGGAGTTGAACGCCCGGGTCGACACGGCAGCCGGTGAGATCGTCCGGGTCGGCGCAGTACACCTGTCGTTCGCGGCACAAGGCCCGCGCGGCCTGGTCGTCCCGGTGCTGCATCACGCCGACGCGCTCACCACCCAGGAGCTGGCACAACAGGTGAGAGGTGTGGTGGAGCGCGCCAAGGCGGGGACGCTCACGCCCGAGGAGATGACCGGCGGGACATTCACGTTGAACAACTACGGCGTGTACGGCGTGGACGGGTCGACACCGATCATCAACCACCCGGAGGCAGGCATGCTCGGAGTAGGGCGAGTCGTCGACAAACCATGGGTGGTGGACGGCGCCTTGGCAGTACGGCCGGTGACACAACTGTCGCTGACCTTCGACCACCGGGTGTGTGACGGCGGGGTCGCCGGGGGCTTCCTCCGATATGTCGCCGACTGTGTCGAATGTCCCGGGGCGCTGGTGGCCGGGGTATGAGATCCGTAGGGCTCCTGGCGGAGGCGGCCTGCGCTGGCGGCCGCCTCCGCTGATGAAGTGCTCGGCGGTGGAACGTCCGATCAGCCCCGCAACGCGCGCATGACGCCGACCCCGCCGAGCACGGCTGCGACGACGGAGAAAAGGATGCTTCCGAGGACGTAGGTGTCCTGCCCGAGGTGTTCCCACCCGGACATCGCGAAGACCCACGCCAGGATGATCACCATCAGCGGGAAAGCGACGACCCGCCAGGACGTCCAACGGGACGCCCCGGCCAGGCGCATCACCCA
It contains:
- a CDS encoding Lrp/AsnC family transcriptional regulator, with the protein product MRDRSSPTEPVLDPTDRAIIAALVDDGRLSMRALAERLHISRANAYARLEKLTDSGIITGFTAQVAPEKAGLSTSAYVSLSIEQDTWREVREALVHVPHVEHIALVGAEFDVLVLVRAPDNATLRDVVLEQLQSIPGVKASRTWLVFADVETPGLWRRPEE
- the pdhA gene encoding pyruvate dehydrogenase (acetyl-transferring) E1 component subunit alpha translates to MTSSPEPTTGSGSTRAAQRKTSSVRQGGSGRPRRSAEADARAAKAAAQVVDHAESHPPFQAGLIPAPEPVRFLDEHGQRVTPITEDYTAPDDDLAAECYRRMVVGRRFDVQATALTKQGRLAVYPSSRGQEACQVGSVLSIREDDWFFPTYRDSVALVSRGLDPVEVLTLLRGDAHCGYDPAATYTAPQCTPLSTQLLHAAGVAYGERRQGRDRVALAFIGDGATSEGDFHEALNFAAVFKAPVVFVVQNNGWAISVPLSKQTAAPSLAYKGIGYGVVCEQVDGNDALAVLAVVGKAVDWARAGKGPVLAELHTYRMEAHTNADDASRYRTAEEVEEWSHRDPVVRLETYLRSVGRLDDESVAAVAAEGESAAAELRDRMNVDPSPSPESLFEHVYATMSPQLVEQREMVLAELAAEQAGPQDDARKGH
- a CDS encoding alpha-ketoacid dehydrogenase subunit beta — encoded protein: MAQVTFAAALNQALRDALAADERVSVFGEDVGVAGGVFRITDGIARDLGDDRCFDTPLAESGIVGFAIGMCMSGLRPVVEMQFDAFAYPAFEQITSHVAKMRNRTCGRLSLPMVIRVPYAGGIGGVEHHCDSSEAYYVHTPGLRVYAPATVEDAYVLLRAAIDDPDPVVFLEPKRLYWSKADVDLRDLAHRHDRVPPGRAVVRRKGTDVTLVTYGPGVPVAVEAAEAAVEEGWSVEVVDLRTLDPYDDATVVESVRRTGRCVVVTEAQGFAGVGAEIAARVQERAFHSLAAPVLRVTGLDIPYPPPKLEHLHLPGVDRVLDAVARLQWSDQPDLRHADATTGGAR
- a CDS encoding dihydrolipoamide acetyltransferase family protein, which translates into the protein MTTKTFLLPDLGEGLTEAEIVSWAVSVGDEVAVDQVIATVETAKAQVELPCPFAGIVASLHGEAGAVLNVGAPFVTVEVEAPARTTERLTEERAGSGNVLIGYGTSEAARTRRRRVVTVGGQNGSAATPGQTSHAASQREFAFGAMPQDAPLPGSRPGEAVRVISPLVRRLAADHGVDLRRVPPGAPGGIITKRDVEAAIAAGLAGTLRPEFTCTPSMDGPPAGQPAEATALSSAVSSAVPGRPGSRLVDERVPITGVRKVIADKLGQSRREIPDATTWVDVDATGLRTMRDDLARCLPEARIGYLALLARIVVAGLTRFPELNARVDTAAGEIVRVGAVHLSFAAQGPRGLVVPVLHHADALTTQELAQQVRGVVERAKAGTLTPEEMTGGTFTLNNYGVYGVDGSTPIINHPEAGMLGVGRVVDKPWVVDGALAVRPVTQLSLTFDHRVCDGGVAGGFLRYVADCVECPGALVAGV